The sequence GCCCTAACCACAGGCCATGAGATAACTGTCCAGTTTAATAAGTAAGTAAAGTCTTCTAAGATTTAAATCAGAATTTTGAATATTTATTTCAGTATTTGGAGAATTAACCTTTTTACATAGACCTCCTATCTGAGAACATAGTATTTCCGTTTAGATATGTTTTATGGGCTTCGATAAGATTTATTAGGTTTTCAGTTGTTTGTTTAGTATAGGTTCTGTGTTTTTCACTTAGAAGAAACTTGGTTCCTTCAATTTGTTGAATGCCTCTTTCTAGACACTGAAGGAAAGACAGACAAAATTTTATTCTGGCTTTGTGACATCACTGCatgtttccttttcaaaattattcttgtgtcaagatactgcaaaaaataTTTTCAGGCTTTGCTTCCTGACATTTATGGCAAAGGAGAATAAGGAATTCTAGTTTAGAGGTCCTGGTTAAGCAGAGTTAAATTTTCAATGATAATTcatacttctttatttttttaagtctttaatGTTCTTCCCTAAGAAGACTTACTACCTTTACTTTTTCTCAGTCTCAACAGATCACCCCACAGCTTGCCCTTCAAGTTCTCCTTCAGTTTGATAAGGCCATAAATTCAGCACTGGCTCAGAGGGTCAGGAACAGAGTCAATTTCAGGGTAAGGATATTTTCCTAAATCTAGAAGCCTACACCAGTGGTTTTTACAAACAGTGCTTTTTAGGGCCCCTATGTGACGCTCATCCATTGAATGTGAGATACCGAGTTGTGTTTAGATTTTTATTTCATCGTTTGACAAATCAGTCTGTGTATGTTTGACTGCCTTCCCTGAAGAGTTACTGAGATTTCAAACACCTGAAACATTATCTGCAGGACTGAAGGTAAGTGGTAGAGTGATCGCTAAGGCTTCGTTATGTTTTTCAGACACTGACCTTCACCCAATCCAAGGAAGTACAGAGTCATTTCTAGAAACTTCATGTTGCCTCCCACCTTCTCTTAGGTCACCTGACGTACAAATATATGAGCTCGCAGTAGGTAATGGTCTATTCTGGTAGCTGGTGAGACGTGGTCTCGTTGATACCTTGAACAACCATCCAGAACTGAACAAAATTCTCCTTCTATTTGatggttaaaaaataaatgcCCACTGCAAGAACCGTGGTGGAACGCCACATTATGATATTGGCAGGGtcataaaacattaaaatatataatgATAACTGGGATAAAAAACGTATTAAAAGATTAAAGGTGTAATCAACCTATGAAAAGAACTTAAATGTTACCTTATACTTCCAGGAACCTTCAtgtgttttatttgtttggtGTTTTTGTGTCATGCTCTTTTGACATTTGTTAGCTcaaaagttatgttgatgaaaaatgcaaaagaaaaatttaatttttactcAACAGACATTTGAGGACCTATTACATGCCAATCATTGTTCTACATATTAGGAACACCGAGGTGAACAAAGCAGACAAGGCCCCGTGTGACAGTAGTGAAGGGATAATATCTGCATGTCTTTTGTGTTCACGTGAATAAGTCTCTCTCATTTATCGGCTTCACATGCCTAAAAACTGATCTGAAGTAAATGGAGTCTAAGACTTTAACATTTGACCAGTGAATTGTTGGAAGTTTTTACAATGACGATTCTGGTAAAATTCATTTGGTTTTGTTGGTATAATCATGTAGAAATCTGTTCAGTTTGTCATTTTAAAACATCTTTAAATTGATTCATGTTCATAAATAAGCCCATGCCCATGTAGAAAATTTGTTCAACTCCTTATTGGAGTCAGTAAGACTTACAAAACCTGAATAGCCTTCTAGTTGCTATATTGTAGGTTTCTGGTTTGGATCTATTTTGTTAGAATTAAAGGTAATTTgacatttgcatttctcttgaaCAGTGTTTTGTCTGTTTTCAAAAGCTGAAATTAATTCCTCAGTCTTGACCAGGACTTACTTTTCCatccttgctttttcttttcccatCTCTGATACTTCAGTGCAGGCCTTCATCACCCTGCGCTTCTGGGTTACGGCGAACTTGGTCGATTTTAAGTCAAGAATATTTGCAAATAGGCTTCATTTTAGCTTGGTGTATATGGCACAGACAAAAGAGATAATACTTTGGTAATACCTAATCTTCAAAGCTGTACTGCTGAATGacatttaaatatgtattttgctttataataatttttactggCCTACCAATACGATGAAAAGCCCATTGAAAGAATAGAATAATCTTATATAGCATGTTAATTATTTTAATCCTTAGCTTATTTGAATAAGTGATATGAGTAATCTAACATAATTTATATGAATAAGGGAGATTATTTAGAAAAATGTTAAAAGATGAAATCTAGATTATAAGAGGTAAGACTTTAATAATTTGTGTGTTGAAATTTATTTGTAATAAAGTTAAAATCTATTTATCAAGGGCCTTCAGCCGAATTAAATTTTAGGGAGAAAATTCAGGTGGAACTAAGATGTATAACTAGACTTCTAAAGAACCATGGTATGCTTTTGAGAGAATATATGCCCCCAGGTAAAATAAGAGTAATGATTAAATGTTACTAGTACTGAGCTTCAAACTAATTAATCAAACATTAAAACATTTAAAGATCAAGAAAAATAGCCCTGTACTGACAGTTTTCCTTTTTCCTATCTCTGTTTTGATGTTTCTACAATGAACATgtattatttaactttttaagatattaattttaatttttttaaagagtgtTGCCTAGTTGTGGATAGatgtaaaaaaatatgtatttattaaagATGCCTTGAATATACAATTTGGCCAAATGATTGACTGTTAAAATCAGTATTTGGCCAAAACCAAATATTATCATATAAAAGGAACTTCTTGAAtataaaaaatctaaaattttactttttaacatttgTTAGCTCAAAAGTTATCTAGTTGGTGCACTCTCTTAATTATCaatgtatttctttaaatattggaAAGTTTTTAATAGTTGTGTAAATAAGATTAACAGCTTTGTTGTGTAACATTTTAGGTGCGCAGTAAAATTAAtggaatatatgtatttatactccGGTTAAATAGAATTCCAACATGTAAGGTATAAGCAGATTTTTCACTTGAAGCCACGTCTAAAATGCCTTGTATCTGAAGGCGAATAGTCATACACTAGCCATGAATCCCAGTGACGTGCCTTGTTCACATCACTGATCACTGACGCAGCTGACACTACGGGATCGTTGGTCACACATGTTGAGGGATGCCAGAGATGAACATTGAGGTTGGCATTTGGCTGTTTTTTGCCTTCCAAGGCTCAAATTACAGCCAATGAGCAAATCTAAtttagtgtattttttttaatttacaatttTGTGTCTTTTTCCATTTAACATGTCATAGGTGGTTTGTCGAACATTAATTTCTCACCACTCCACCGGAACCACCCTTACTGCTTTATCTAACACACAATTTGTAATACTGTTGATTATTCTCTTTTTTGAAACCCGTTCTTCCTTGAACCAGATCCTATCCTAACTTTTCTATTCTCTGATGCCTCCCTCTCATCTCCTTTGTGGTTCTTTTCCATCTCTGCCCATCACTTAATTGTTGGCATTCCTTAGAGTTATCTAGGGCACCTCTACATCCTCTCCTTGACTGTTCTCATCCAACCTCATGGTTTTAGCTAAATTCAATATGTTCTGTCTCTCATGCTTTCTCCTAAACTCCAACTGCTTATTGGATATCATTACTTGGATATATCTCAAACTCAAGTCCCAAATTTTAATTTTCCTCCTGAAGCGACTTTGTCTGTGAATGCATTGTTAGTGGTGCCAAAACCTTGAGAGTTACTTTAGATCCATCTCTCCCCACCGCAACCAACTATATCTAGTTGTCAAGTCCTGTCAATTCTACCTCCTAACGCCTCTCCAGTTCTCTTGATGACCTTGCTACTGGTGTAGCAAAGTCACTTTTACTTCTCCAATTCAGATTCAGCCAGCTAAGATGCCTCAGCCTCTCAAGGGGTCTCCCTACATGGTCATCTTCTCCTCTAATCCATTCTTTAAGCTGTCACCAAAAAGGCAAATCCGATCCTGTGACTCCTGCTTCACACCCTTCATGGACCTCCCAGGGCTCCTAGGGTGGGACTCTGCACGGTCTCCTCCACCTGAGAGCCGGCTCACACCTTCTGTCCTGGGAGCCTCCTGCCCTGTTCtagctctttctcttcctctccgcTGTCCCACCTCTCGCCCGATTAACTCTTAATCGTTCTTCAGGACTCAACTTACACTTCACCTTGTCTGAGAGACTGTCTCTGCCCTGTGTCCTCCATACCCTCAGTGCCCGGCTGTGCCCCATTGTACTCGCTGAGTTACCTCCACAGCACTGTGACACTGTCGTGTCCTCAGTCATTCTCACTGTACAACAGTTAGATTGAATCCAATTTTTGCTGTTAAAATTACCCTGCAGGGAACATTTTTGTGCTTGATGCTTTTTTCTGAACTGCAGATTATTTTTTAGGCATGTAAATGACTCCCCACATAACTAAAGTTCACGGgtgagcgtgtgtgtgtttgtgtcgcACGGTATTGATTGTATGCTGTTGTCTGTTCTCGCACTTCCACCACACTCTCCAAAATTTTCCAGCTTCTAAAAAAGAACTTTTTATTAATTATAAGAATGTCAGTTGCGTGGGACAATAAACGTTAGTCTTAGTGGCTGATACAATAATGCATCTAAGCAAATCACAaggttaaaattaatttcattgttTCTCAGAAAGCCCTGCTTCTGAAAAGTTCAGAGAATTAacatacacataaatataaataagtaGTAGTTGTGTGCCATCGATTCGACCCCATGCCcctagagttttctaggctgtaatctttacgaaagcagatcgcctggtctttttcccacagagcccactgagtgggttcgaactgccaaacttttttggttagcagccaagtgtataaccttttgcccccagggctcctttgaatgaGTACATAGCTTTTAAAGTGTTTTTTATAAAAGATTCGATGAGCTTTTGCAGTGCAGCCACATGAGGGCAGTAGAAATACAAAAATTCAAGTTTCCACTGGGTTTTTCTTCAGATTTCAAGTAAGTAATTTGCAGGCTCTACAGGGCTGAAAATAGTCCACTAACTAAAATATTGTTGAACTCTTCCCTTAGTAAGTTTATctaagatttgtgtgtgtgtgttttgattaAAATgtgatattattaaaattaaggaAAATCTTAAGCTAAGTATTAAATAAGCATACCTGTACTGTTATCAATTGTGTACTTGGTAGCTGAGTTCTGTtacactggagaaaaatgtgagaaaaaaaaCACTCTTCATGGTATGtctaaatgttttgttttaaagggCTCTCTAAATACATACAGATTCTGCGATAATGTGTGGACTTTTGTTTTGAATGATGTTGAATTCAGAGAGGTGACAGAGCTTATTAAAGTGGATAAAGTGAAAATCGTAGCCTGTGATGGTAAAAGTAAGTGTTTGCCTCATTACTGTGAAAGCCAAACtccttgaaatgttgtttttatgAATCTTTAGAAAACCTTTATCTGAAAAGCCTCCCTGTAGAAACCTGGCACCTGTCTCAGCTAGCGTCTGAATCCAGGTCTCACACAGTCCTCTGTGACATTAGCATGTACGTTGCACATGACAGGTAGGCTGCCCCCAGAGTTGAGTTTGCGTGAGGGGGAAATAAGCCCATTAATAAgcttttcttccttgtttccctTACAGATGTTAAATGTATATCAACCTTTTCACAACCAcgtttttctttaaagaaatgttGATTAATTTTGACAATTTATCCCGCGATTTTTGTGTTACTAGATACTTacacattttacattttttaaaagtgatCATTTAGTTAACCATAAAACCCTGTCAGCCGTGATGGCCAGTGGCGGTCTGTCACGCCTGAGCAGGTGTAGTCGCCACAGCAGACCCAGAGCTTGTTCAGACCCTCAGGTGCTTTGGAAGCTGCATGTCCTGCTTTCTACTCTGTAGTGAGTGCTTTCCTTTTTGCTAATTATATTTTAAACATATGCTTACTTTACTGTATTTTCTGAACCTTTTGTGTTTAAAGCAGCTATTCCTGAAATTAAATAGAGAAGACTGCCATTCTCCAGGAAAGGgagttttgaaaaggaaaaaacaaacgtAGAGAGTAATACCTACCATTTCTCAGATAATTgattgaattttttgttttatatatgttggATTTCAAAAGGAATAACTAATCATTGAAGAAATGTAGAGAATAACAGAAAagcacacagaagaaaaaaatatgtaacaTCACCTATAGATAACTTAC comes from Loxodonta africana isolate mLoxAfr1 chromosome 13, mLoxAfr1.hap2, whole genome shotgun sequence and encodes:
- the GTF2A2 gene encoding transcription initiation factor IIA subunit 2, which translates into the protein MAYQLYRNTTLGNSLQESLDELIQSQQITPQLALQVLLQFDKAINSALAQRVRNRVNFRGSLNTYRFCDNVWTFVLNDVEFREVTELIKVDKVKIVACDGKNTGSSTTE